GCCGTCATCTGCTGAATACGGTAGCACCCCAGAGGAGTATTCAGGGCAGTCTTGGAAGTCGAAGTACGTCTCTGGATACGTGCCGTGAACGTCGTAGTAGGCGTTCAACTGGTCGATGAGGAGGTCAACGTACCCAGAGGAGAGGTATCCGTCGGAGTCCCAGAGTCGTTCCTTGATTCGTCGGGTATGGATGCGTCGAATCTTGTGGTCTGGGAGGAGCGGCTTGATAGTCTGAAAAGCGTCTCGTTTGTCGGCGTGGCTTCGCAGGGTTTCACCGACTTTCTGCAACAGGCAGCGTTTGTATCTGGAAGGGAGGTAGATATTGAACTCGTCAAACGCTTCATGTTCGTCAAAGTATTTCCACGCTTGATGCGAGGATTCGTGAATCTCAGATAGGTGGTCTGGCGTCCAGTACTGCTCGATAAGCGTGTTTGCTGTCTGCGTGGTGAGCGTGGCGAGCCGGTTGTATCGCTCTCGCTCCTCGTCTGGCAGGCGGACTGGGAGGGAGAGGTGTGTAGAGGACATGTATGTAGTATCAGTCGTCTTGGGATAGTCGGATGACGGCGACTTCTTCACCAAGCCATTCTTTCGGAACGAAGACGTGTGCGCCCGTTCCTGTTTTGGTTACATCCTTCGTGATTGCTTCCTCGCCTTGGAATGTGAACTCGGCCATACCCAATGTAGATTAAATATACATTTAAACGTTTGGGGTAGCTTCTCGATTTGCTGCTGACTGCTGCTGTTTACTGCCGAATTTTGTAACTGTTACGTAACCCTGTCGAGTCTCGCTGTGTGGTCGCGTGCAATCGTTGCACGCCGTGTTCGTCTTGCAACCCCCGAACGTGCTGCACGGGATCGGCCGATACGGGGCCGTGAAAGTCTTTCTGGAGGAACCTATGGGGATCCAGCCCCGCTATATAGCTATGATCTCAGTTCACGCTCTGGAGGTGCCGCGCTGAATGGTCGGCCGCCGCACGCTCGCGCTGTTTGCCGCCGCGAGTCTGCTGTTCGGCGGAACGTTCGTCGCCGCGAAGGCCGGACTGGCGTACTTCCCGCCGGTGCTGTTCGTCGCCTTCCGGTTCGATATCGCCGCGATCGTGCTGGTCGCGTTCGCCGTCGCGACGATCCCGCGATCGGAGCTCGTCCCGCGAACCCGCGGGGACCTGCTCGGCATCGTCGCGACCGGTGGGCTCGTCATCGGGCTGGCCAACGCGTTGCTGTTCGTCGGCCAGCAGTCCGCGACCAGCGCCGTCGGCGCGATCGTCTTCGGGCTCAACCCGA
This window of the Halapricum desulfuricans genome carries:
- a CDS encoding DUF2080 family transposase-associated protein, coding for MAEFTFQGEEAITKDVTKTGTGAHVFVPKEWLGEEVAVIRLSQDD